One Cardiocondyla obscurior isolate alpha-2009 linkage group LG11, Cobs3.1, whole genome shotgun sequence DNA segment encodes these proteins:
- the LOC139106434 gene encoding zinc finger protein 76 codes for MSAQSVDSPNCTANQEEEEEEEAILNETEANPVDILECLSVMINDGTEKDSSQVQELILDDQLLGTMVTTITLPDGTQAFVTNNFSDIDSDFKTQTLQTTLENGDTILLRDLTEFGDSKALQLELDPTSFVQTEDTATENVENTYSQVEFINGTAYMVAGHVDVDENLWEIENGKLKKKDSKVLVNKLSDTKIRYPCPREGCLKVYSTPHHLKVHERSHTGQRPYRCSHPKCKKSFSTGYSLKAHLRTHTGEKPYKCTNESCNKSFKTSGDLLKHVRTHTGERPFVCPFSGCGRSFTTSNIRKVHVRTHTGERPYKCTQPTCGKAFASATNYKNHIRIHSGEKPYVCSIENCGRRFTEYSSLYKHHLVHTPQRPFECTLCSRKYRQSSTLVMHKRTAHALIDSDDGADALLQESIESSSLNKTKKITKETLLPKDKQMQVSEIIDDANEKEPQILLVGDPSQIAALQKMDLDENFDDPSIDTTFEGLNIKIEDLELGWN; via the exons ATGTCAGCACAAAGTGTGGATTCTCCGAATTGCACTGCAAAtcaggaagaggaggaagaagaggaagcgaTTTTGAATGAAACTGAG GCTAATCCTGTAGATATTCTAGAATGTTTATCAGTTATGATCAATGATGGCACTGAAAAGGATTCAAGCCAAGTACAGGAACTTATATTGGATGATCAGTTGCTTGGCACAATGGTGACCACAATTACTCTACCTGATGGAACTCAAGcttttgttacaaataatttcaGTGATATTG ATTCAGATTTTAAGACACAAACCTTGCAAACAACGCTTGAAAATGGGGATACTATTTTGCTACGAGATTTGACAGAATTTGGTGATTCTAAAGCTCTCCAACTAGAATTGGATCCAACTTCATTTGTACAAACTGAAGATACTGCTACTGAAAATGTAGAGAATACATATTCACAGGTGGAATTTATCAATGGCACTGCATATATGGTTGCTGGTCATGTAGATGTTGATGAAAATTTATGGGAAAttgaaaatggaaaattaaagaaaaaagattctAAGGTTTTAGTCAATAAACTATCAGACACAAAAATTAGGTATCCTTGTCCTAGGGAAGGATGTTTAAAAGTTTACAGCACACCTCATCATCTCAAG GTTCATGAACGTTCACATACCGGTCAAAGACCATACAGATGTTCTCAtccaaaatgtaaaaagagcTTTTCAACCGGCTATAGTTTAAAAGCACATTTACGAACGCATACAGGCGAGAAACCATACAAATGCACGAATGAATCgtgtaataaaagtttcaagaCATCGGGTGATCTATTAAAACATGTTAGAACTCACACGGGGGAACGTCCTTTTGTATGTCCATTTAGCGGTTGCGGTCGATCATTCACTACAAGTAACATTAGAAAG GTTCATGTGAGGACGCACACTGGTGAACGACCGTACAAATGCACACAACCAACGTGTGGTAAAGCGTTTGCTAGCGCTACAAACTACAAAAATCACATACGGATACATTCGGGTGAAAAACCCTATGTTTGTTCTATAGAAAACTGTGGTAGAAGATTTACTGAATATTCTAGTCTATATAAACATCATCTT GTACATACGCCTCAACGACCATTTGAATGTACATTGTGCTCTAGAAAATATCGTCAAAGTAGCACGTTAGTAATGCACAAAAGAACAGCTCATGCGTTGATCGATAGTGATGATGGTGCCGATGCACTTTTACAGGAGTCTATTGAATCCTCTAGTCtgaataaaactaaaaagatTACGAAAGAAACT ctaCTACCAAAAGACAAACAGATGCAGGTATCTGAAATAATCGACGATGCAAATGAGAAAGAACCACAAATTTTGTTAGTAGGCGATCCTTCACAAATCGCTGCATTACAg aaaatgGATTTGGATGAAAATTTTGACGATCCTAGTATCGATACGACGTTTGAAggattaaatatcaaaatcgAGGACTTAGAACTTGGATGGAATTAG